The stretch of DNA TGTATCTTTCCACCCTGGGAAAATGCTTGTGACGAATGAATACATTGGCCTGATGGTCGATGGCAGTCTTTGTATCATGTGATCAACTCCTCGAAGCTCTAATATTTCCAAGTCAAGATATTTAGAGAGCTTGACTAAATCGTCTCTTACATACTCTCGAACATGCCCTCTATAATAACCACCATGCCAATAATAATCTTCATAACGTGGCATATTAGTTCTTCCGAACATCACAGCAATTCGCTTTCTGATATTTACCGCATTAGGAATAGTGACGAACAATATCCCCTCCGATTTGGCAAGCCTAAGTAGACCAGTGAGAACTTTCCGTGGCGAATTATGGAAGTGTTCGAGTACATGATGGATCATTATCATATCGAAATAGCATTCATCCTTAAATGGAATCATCTCATTTTCTATTAATCTAAAATCAATACCGATATTTCTTGCAAATGAAATTATCTTTTCTTTGTTATCCGATTCTCTGTGCCATTCATCTTGTAAATCATCGCAAGCAGAACATTGGAAACCTAGGTATTGAAGGATTGCTACTTTATCACAAGGCCCAGAACCAAAATCTAAGATCTTAGAACCTGGTTTCAAATAGCTCAGCACAGTTATCGCAATATTCAACTCTGCTTCTCTTTGATGCTCAATATATTCTTTGAAAGGGAAATCTTTGCTGACGAGCATCCTTGCTTCTTCCGGCGTCACAATCCTTCTCACCTTTCTCTGAATTCACTAATGGCCAATCCTATAGTGAATAACTCTACACAACTATTATTTATA from Bacillota bacterium encodes:
- a CDS encoding methyltransferase domain-containing protein, encoding MTPEEARMLVSKDFPFKEYIEHQREAELNIAITVLSYLKPGSKILDFGSGPCDKVAILQYLGFQCSACDDLQDEWHRESDNKEKIISFARNIGIDFRLIENEMIPFKDECYFDMIMIHHVLEHFHNSPRKVLTGLLRLAKSEGILFVTIPNAVNIRKRIAVMFGRTNMPRYEDYYWHGGYYRGHVREYVRDDLVKLSKYLDLEILELRGVDHMIQRLPSTIRPMYSFVTSIFPGWKDTWLLVAKKGIGWKHNKQLS